In Paralcaligenes sp. KSB-10, the following are encoded in one genomic region:
- a CDS encoding TRAP transporter substrate-binding protein, with protein sequence MQKYTRRSMLKAAAVLPFAGVVSALPMVARAAEFSYKYGNNLPLAHPLNVRAQEAANEIKDKSKGRVEIKIFPNNQLGGDTDMLAQVRSGGIQFFTPSSLVIATLVPVAAINAVGFAFSDYGQVWSAMDGKVGSYVRSSISKIGLHAFEKMWDNGFRQTTSSKAPIKSAADMADLKIRVPVSPLSISMFKGLGAAPTSLQFSEVYSSLQTKIVDAQENPLPIIQVAKLYEVQKYCSLTNHIWDGFWFIANGRAWDRLPTDLKAIVAGAINGAGLRQRDDIKKLNDSVQADLQSKGLEFNKVASDSFRAKLRGAGFYKEWKGRFGNEAWGVLEQAVGKLV encoded by the coding sequence ATGCAAAAATATACTCGACGCAGTATGTTGAAAGCCGCGGCCGTGCTGCCTTTCGCGGGTGTGGTCAGCGCGTTGCCCATGGTCGCGCGGGCAGCCGAATTTTCCTATAAGTACGGTAATAACCTTCCGCTGGCTCATCCGCTGAATGTAAGGGCCCAGGAAGCGGCCAATGAAATCAAGGACAAGTCCAAGGGCCGTGTGGAAATCAAGATTTTCCCCAATAATCAACTGGGTGGCGATACCGATATGCTGGCTCAGGTTCGTTCCGGGGGCATACAGTTCTTTACACCTTCATCGCTGGTGATTGCCACCTTGGTGCCGGTGGCCGCGATCAATGCGGTGGGTTTTGCCTTTTCGGATTACGGGCAGGTCTGGAGTGCCATGGACGGCAAAGTGGGGTCCTATGTCCGTTCGTCCATCAGCAAAATTGGTTTGCATGCATTCGAGAAAATGTGGGATAACGGTTTCCGGCAGACCACCAGCAGCAAGGCTCCCATCAAGTCGGCAGCCGATATGGCCGACTTGAAAATCAGGGTGCCGGTCAGCCCCTTGTCCATATCGATGTTCAAAGGCCTGGGAGCCGCGCCAACCAGCTTGCAGTTCAGCGAAGTTTATTCTTCCCTGCAGACCAAGATCGTCGATGCCCAGGAAAACCCGCTGCCGATCATCCAGGTCGCCAAATTGTATGAAGTCCAGAAGTATTGTTCACTGACCAATCACATCTGGGATGGGTTCTGGTTTATTGCCAATGGCCGTGCCTGGGACCGCCTGCCCACAGATTTGAAAGCCATCGTTGCCGGGGCAATTAACGGCGCCGGCCTGCGCCAGCGCGACGACATCAAGAAACTGAACGATTCCGTACAGGCCGACTTGCAGTCCAAGGGGCTGGAGTTCAACAAAGTGGCCTCCGATAGTTTCCGTGCCAAATTGCGCGGCGCCGGCTTTTACAAAGAGTGGAAGGGCCGCTTCGGTAATGAAGCATGGGGCGTGCTGGAGCAGGCCGTCGGTAAACTGGTGTAG
- a CDS encoding LacI family DNA-binding transcriptional regulator, with translation MSKLPPEPFHHGRATVLDIAAAAKVSTATVDRVLNRRPGVRDATAQKVLRAAAELDYLPENELYAALAPSPMRISFLLPKGTNRFINMLGDTVHYSQESWAPYNVKARVEYIEGFNPKLLAASLMRQAERADGVAFMAIEHPLIRDAVNFLTEKGVHVITLISDISNSGRAAYIGLENRSAGRTAAYLIARFIGPHPAKVAMIAGSLSYRAHEEREMGFLYLFKELFPGIEVAGLREGQDNAEENYRLTRQLLKQSPDLAGIYNIGGASDGVARALKETGLEHKIVFIGHGLTPDTRALLIDGTMDAVITQNPQSATMSCVRIFANLRDHRGVMSGVDPVQSQIIFRENLP, from the coding sequence ATGAGCAAGCTTCCTCCCGAACCATTCCATCATGGCCGCGCCACGGTTCTTGACATCGCCGCCGCGGCCAAAGTATCAACGGCGACTGTCGATCGCGTACTGAATCGCCGGCCCGGCGTGCGGGATGCAACCGCGCAAAAAGTGCTCAGGGCCGCGGCCGAACTCGATTACCTGCCGGAAAACGAACTCTATGCAGCCCTGGCCCCAAGCCCCATGCGCATTTCCTTTCTGCTGCCCAAGGGAACCAATCGCTTCATCAACATGTTGGGCGACACCGTGCACTATTCCCAGGAAAGCTGGGCGCCGTACAACGTAAAAGCCCGTGTCGAATACATAGAGGGGTTCAATCCCAAACTGCTGGCCGCCAGCCTGATGCGCCAGGCCGAACGCGCCGATGGCGTGGCCTTCATGGCCATCGAACACCCGCTGATTCGCGACGCCGTGAACTTTCTGACGGAAAAAGGCGTGCATGTCATCACGCTCATTTCCGACATTTCCAACTCGGGACGCGCTGCCTACATAGGGCTGGAAAACCGGTCGGCGGGCCGCACGGCCGCCTATCTGATTGCCCGGTTTATCGGGCCGCACCCGGCAAAGGTCGCCATGATCGCGGGAAGCCTGAGCTACCGCGCCCACGAGGAGCGCGAAATGGGCTTTTTGTATCTCTTCAAGGAATTATTTCCAGGCATCGAAGTAGCGGGACTACGCGAAGGCCAGGACAACGCAGAAGAAAACTATCGCCTGACTCGCCAGCTGTTGAAGCAATCCCCCGATCTGGCCGGCATCTACAATATAGGCGGCGCCTCGGACGGCGTTGCCCGGGCCCTGAAAGAAACCGGCCTCGAGCACAAAATCGTGTTTATCGGCCACGGCCTGACCCCCGACACGCGCGCCCTGCTTATCGACGGCACCATGGACGCGGTGATTACCCAAAACCCTCAATCGGCCACTATGAGTTGTGTGCGGATTTTTGCCAACCTGCGCGACCATCGCGGCGTCATGAGCGGCGTAGACCCGGTTCAAAGCCAGATCATCTTCCGCGAAAACCTGCCCTGA
- a CDS encoding TRAP transporter large permease subunit, whose translation MSYAYTSTVVLPDAASGTGKIAQRLDVCIGTVVELLCALLLVSEIVILFSGVVARYVLHVPLVWTDELASMLFLWLSMLGSVVALRRSEHMRMTAFIDRVGPRTKALLEMFALTASLAFLLLIVFPAYDYAYEESFIVTPALEINNAWRAAALPIGIVLMVLVSLLRLIGTRDGKSAVLSVLCTAVLALAFWLAQPWFNGLGDINLVIFFVVLVAANVFSGVPIAFSFALATFGYLALTTQTPIVVMVGRLNEGMSHLILLAVPLFIFLGALIEMTGMAKAMIQFLASLLGHVRGGLSYVLIGAMYLVSGISGSKIADMAAITPVLFPEMQKRGAKPGELIALLAATGAQTETIPPSIVLITIGSVTGVSIAALFTGGILPAVVLGIALCSVVWWRYRREDLSQVSRVGKKEIGRLMLIALPAICLPFVIRASVVEGVATATEVSTIGIVYTIFVGLLIYRQFAWKRIVPILVETSSLAGAIMLIIGCATAMAWALTQSGFSSDLAHFMSRVPGGAYGFLAISVVTFIILGSVLEGIPAIVLFGPLLFPVAKQMGIHEVHYSMVVIFSMGIGLFSPPFGVGYYGACAISRVDPSEGIRHIWGYIVALLLGLLVVAAVPWVSIGFLK comes from the coding sequence ATGTCTTATGCGTATACATCGACCGTCGTATTGCCCGATGCGGCTTCAGGCACGGGGAAAATCGCGCAACGGCTGGATGTCTGCATAGGCACTGTCGTCGAGTTGTTGTGCGCTTTGCTGCTCGTAAGCGAAATCGTGATCCTGTTCAGCGGCGTGGTGGCGCGTTATGTGCTGCACGTGCCGCTGGTGTGGACCGACGAGCTGGCTTCCATGCTTTTTCTGTGGCTGTCCATGCTTGGGTCGGTGGTTGCCTTGCGCAGGAGCGAACATATGCGCATGACGGCCTTTATCGACCGCGTTGGGCCGCGCACCAAGGCATTGCTGGAGATGTTCGCATTGACGGCCTCTCTGGCATTCCTGCTTTTGATCGTCTTTCCCGCCTACGACTATGCGTATGAAGAGTCGTTCATTGTGACGCCGGCGCTGGAAATCAATAATGCCTGGCGGGCGGCGGCTTTGCCTATAGGCATCGTCTTGATGGTGCTGGTGTCCTTGTTGCGGCTGATCGGAACTCGCGACGGGAAGTCTGCCGTGCTGAGTGTCTTGTGCACGGCAGTCCTGGCCTTGGCGTTTTGGCTTGCCCAGCCCTGGTTCAACGGTTTGGGCGATATCAATCTGGTCATTTTCTTTGTGGTGCTGGTGGCCGCGAATGTATTTTCAGGTGTACCGATTGCATTTTCTTTTGCTCTCGCCACATTCGGCTACCTTGCACTGACGACCCAGACGCCCATTGTGGTGATGGTTGGGCGTCTGAACGAAGGCATGTCGCACCTGATCCTGCTGGCCGTTCCTTTGTTCATATTTCTGGGCGCCCTGATCGAAATGACCGGCATGGCCAAGGCCATGATCCAGTTCCTGGCCAGCCTGTTGGGACACGTGCGCGGCGGGCTGTCGTATGTATTGATCGGAGCCATGTATCTGGTATCGGGCATATCGGGCTCGAAAATTGCCGATATGGCCGCTATTACTCCCGTGTTGTTTCCGGAAATGCAAAAGCGCGGCGCCAAGCCAGGGGAATTGATCGCCTTGCTGGCGGCGACCGGCGCGCAGACCGAAACCATTCCGCCGTCCATCGTGCTGATCACGATAGGTTCGGTGACGGGAGTTTCCATCGCGGCCTTGTTTACCGGCGGCATTCTTCCGGCCGTGGTGCTGGGCATTGCCTTGTGCAGCGTTGTCTGGTGGCGCTATCGCAGGGAGGACCTCAGCCAGGTCAGCCGTGTAGGCAAAAAGGAAATCGGCCGATTGATGCTGATAGCCTTGCCTGCCATATGCCTGCCCTTTGTCATTCGGGCATCGGTGGTCGAGGGGGTTGCCACGGCCACCGAGGTTTCGACCATAGGCATCGTGTACACGATTTTCGTCGGCCTGTTGATCTATCGGCAATTCGCCTGGAAGCGGATAGTGCCGATCCTGGTGGAGACTTCATCACTTGCCGGCGCCATCATGCTGATCATAGGCTGTGCCACAGCCATGGCATGGGCGCTGACGCAGTCGGGTTTTTCCAGCGATCTGGCGCACTTCATGTCGCGGGTGCCGGGCGGGGCCTATGGCTTCCTGGCCATATCGGTCGTCACATTCATTATCCTGGGCAGCGTCCTGGAAGGGATCCCGGCGATCGTCCTGTTCGGGCCTTTGCTGTTTCCTGTTGCCAAGCAGATGGGCATACACGAAGTTCATTACTCGATGGTCGTTATTTTTTCCATGGGCATAGGCCTGTTCTCTCCTCCTTTCGGGGTGGGGTACTACGGCGCCTGTGCAATCAGCCGCGTCGATCCCAGCGAAGGCATACGCCACATCTGGGGCTATATCGTTGCGCTTTTGCTGGGCTTGCTGGTGGTGGCCGCTGTTCCGTGGGTGTCGATCGGATTTCTTAAATAG
- a CDS encoding ABC transporter ATP-binding protein — protein MTDISLTHVLTAKNLVKTYDDGSSKVEVLRDVSLHVAQNEFVAIVGASGSGKSTLLHTLGLLDEPTSGSVFVNGASAKGLTEAQRSKLRNRSLGFVYQFHHLLSEFSALDNVAMPLIVRRDARGAAREQAASVLEQVGLAERIHHFPGQLSGGERQRVALARALVTRPSCILADEPTGNLDRYTAESMFELLVRVNQEFGTALTIVTHDPALAALAHRQLFMNKGRLADEDIPD, from the coding sequence ATGACTGATATTTCCCTTACCCACGTCCTGACAGCCAAGAATTTGGTGAAGACCTACGATGACGGCAGCTCCAAGGTTGAAGTGCTGCGCGATGTCAGCCTGCATGTGGCGCAAAACGAATTCGTGGCCATTGTGGGAGCATCGGGCTCGGGCAAAAGCACTCTGCTGCATACTCTGGGCCTGCTCGACGAACCGACCTCAGGCTCGGTATTTGTCAATGGCGCATCGGCCAAGGGCCTGACTGAAGCCCAGCGCAGCAAGTTGCGCAACCGCAGCCTGGGTTTCGTGTATCAGTTCCATCACCTGTTGTCTGAATTTTCGGCATTGGATAATGTTGCCATGCCCCTGATCGTAAGGCGCGATGCCCGCGGTGCCGCGCGGGAGCAGGCGGCCAGTGTGTTGGAGCAGGTAGGCCTGGCAGAACGCATTCATCATTTTCCGGGGCAGTTGTCGGGTGGAGAGCGGCAGCGCGTTGCCTTGGCGCGCGCGCTCGTGACGCGGCCAAGCTGCATATTGGCGGACGAGCCTACCGGCAACCTGGATCGTTATACCGCGGAGAGCATGTTCGAGCTGCTGGTGCGCGTCAACCAGGAGTTTGGCACGGCCCTGACCATCGTGACCCATGACCCGGCTTTGGCGGCTCTGGCGCACCGGCAGCTTTTCATGAATAAAGGCCGCTTGGCCGATGAGGATATACCCGATTAG
- a CDS encoding VOC family protein codes for MSRFFGEIRQLGYVVRDIEQAMEHWSRTLGVGPWYYNPKVPIVNYRYDGKQYEPHNSVALANSGFVQVELIQVRNDVPSMYRDFLQAGNTGLQHVAYWTEDYDADLQGLVAQGFTPKMSGEVGERGRFIYFDTEFHPGTVIELSEVAGPKGKLFDLIRNSSVGWNGQDPIRDFPDLNTL; via the coding sequence ATGAGCCGTTTTTTTGGAGAAATCCGTCAACTGGGCTATGTCGTTCGGGACATCGAACAAGCCATGGAGCATTGGAGCCGCACCCTGGGGGTCGGGCCCTGGTACTACAACCCCAAGGTGCCCATCGTCAACTATCGCTACGATGGCAAGCAGTACGAACCGCATAACTCGGTGGCACTGGCCAATTCCGGTTTTGTGCAGGTCGAGTTGATTCAGGTGCGCAACGACGTACCATCCATGTACCGGGATTTTCTGCAGGCGGGCAATACGGGTTTGCAGCATGTGGCTTACTGGACCGAAGATTACGATGCCGATCTGCAGGGTCTGGTCGCGCAGGGCTTTACACCGAAAATGAGCGGCGAGGTCGGAGAGCGTGGCCGGTTCATTTATTTCGATACCGAGTTTCATCCGGGCACGGTCATCGAATTATCGGAAGTGGCCGGCCCCAAGGGCAAGCTGTTTGACCTGATCAGAAATTCATCGGTGGGCTGGAACGGGCAGGACCCGATCCGCGATTTCCCCGATCTGAACACACTGTGA
- a CDS encoding TatD family hydrolase — protein MLIDTHCHLDASEFAADRAAVIDRAVSAGVGAIVIPAVERANFEAVRHLAHSFAGGAYALGIHPMYVPQAQDSDLTELESRIQAALDDSRFVAIGEIGLDFFVPELTTPPLRLKQEAFYAAQLDLARRYGLPVLLHVRRSQDTLLKHLRRRPCTGGIAHAFNGSFQQAKQFVDLGFALGMGGAMTFTRALQIRRLAQQLPLEALVLETDAPDIAPAWLGGPGQARPRNEPAEVARIALVLADLRRQEGDSIANATALNARRVLPRLADPGAI, from the coding sequence GTGCTGATAGATACTCATTGTCATCTCGATGCCTCCGAATTTGCCGCCGATCGCGCGGCCGTCATAGATCGAGCGGTCAGTGCAGGTGTGGGTGCGATTGTTATTCCGGCCGTGGAACGCGCGAATTTTGAAGCCGTGCGCCACCTGGCCCATTCTTTTGCCGGCGGAGCCTACGCCCTGGGTATCCATCCCATGTATGTGCCGCAAGCGCAGGATTCCGATTTGACGGAGCTCGAGTCGCGGATACAGGCGGCTTTGGACGATTCCCGATTTGTGGCCATAGGCGAGATTGGCCTGGATTTTTTCGTACCGGAACTCACGACCCCCCCGCTGCGCCTGAAACAGGAAGCGTTTTACGCTGCCCAGCTTGATCTGGCGCGGCGTTACGGCTTGCCGGTTTTGCTGCATGTGCGCCGCTCGCAGGACACCTTGCTGAAACATTTGCGTCGACGGCCTTGCACAGGCGGCATTGCGCATGCTTTCAACGGCAGTTTCCAACAAGCGAAACAGTTCGTCGACCTGGGCTTTGCGCTGGGGATGGGCGGTGCCATGACGTTTACCCGGGCGTTGCAGATACGGCGCCTGGCGCAGCAATTACCGCTGGAAGCGCTGGTACTGGAGACCGATGCTCCCGATATTGCGCCGGCCTGGCTGGGCGGGCCCGGCCAGGCACGCCCGCGCAACGAACCGGCCGAAGTTGCCCGTATTGCCTTGGTGCTTGCCGACTTGCGTCGTCAAGAAGGCGATTCTATTGCCAATGCCACGGCGCTCAACGCTCGACGCGTGCTGCCGCGCCTGGCTGATCCCGGCGCGATCTGA
- a CDS encoding lipoprotein-releasing ABC transporter permease subunit, translating into MARARRGSGRRDRFVSFIAASSMAGIALGVAALIVVLSVMNGFQTQVRDRMLSVLPHIELYVPRMAPEQVLQHWQEIAQDARKNKEVVGAAPFVAAQAMVVRGEALSGVQIRGIDPKLEAAVSDVGGQMIDGNIDTLQPGSFSIVLGNQIAGTLGVKRGDTVLVLAPQGSISPAGFAPRMRQFTVTGIFSSGYYEYDASLAFINYEDASKVFRDSGTSGVRLRIADMQKAPQVAHELMQILPPAVQASDWTQNNRTWFAAVQTEKRMMFLILALIVAVAAFNLLSSLVMAVKDKQSDIAILRTLGASPREIAKIFLVQGSLIGIVGTALGVGFGMLIAYNIGVIVPFIERLLGVHFLPQQIYFISELPSSPQMSDIVTIAVTSLILSLLATLYPSWRAASLQPAQVLRHD; encoded by the coding sequence CTGGCTCGTGCCAGGCGCGGCAGCGGGCGACGCGATCGATTTGTTTCATTCATCGCGGCAAGCTCGATGGCAGGCATTGCCCTGGGAGTCGCGGCCCTGATTGTCGTGCTGTCGGTCATGAACGGTTTCCAGACCCAGGTGCGGGATCGCATGTTGTCGGTCCTGCCGCATATAGAACTCTATGTGCCGCGCATGGCGCCGGAGCAGGTTCTGCAGCATTGGCAGGAAATTGCCCAGGACGCCAGGAAGAACAAGGAAGTCGTAGGGGCCGCGCCGTTTGTCGCCGCGCAAGCCATGGTGGTGCGCGGCGAGGCTTTGAGCGGGGTACAAATCCGCGGAATCGACCCCAAGCTCGAGGCGGCGGTCTCCGATGTGGGCGGACAGATGATCGACGGCAATATCGATACTCTGCAGCCCGGCAGCTTTTCAATTGTGCTGGGCAACCAGATCGCCGGTACCCTGGGGGTCAAGCGGGGCGATACTGTATTGGTGCTGGCTCCCCAGGGCTCGATTTCACCAGCCGGCTTTGCTCCCCGCATGCGGCAATTTACCGTGACCGGTATTTTTTCCTCGGGCTATTACGAATACGATGCATCCCTGGCGTTCATCAACTATGAAGATGCGTCCAAGGTATTCCGCGACAGCGGCACGAGCGGCGTACGCTTGCGCATTGCCGATATGCAAAAGGCGCCTCAGGTGGCGCATGAATTGATGCAGATATTGCCGCCGGCGGTGCAGGCCAGCGACTGGACCCAGAACAATCGCACCTGGTTTGCCGCCGTCCAGACCGAAAAGCGCATGATGTTTCTGATTCTGGCGCTGATCGTGGCTGTGGCGGCCTTCAATCTGCTGTCTTCCCTGGTCATGGCCGTGAAGGACAAGCAGTCCGACATTGCGATTTTGCGCACCCTGGGAGCCAGTCCGCGTGAAATTGCCAAAATCTTCCTGGTCCAGGGCTCACTGATCGGTATCGTAGGAACGGCGCTGGGCGTGGGCTTCGGCATGCTGATTGCCTATAACATCGGCGTGATCGTGCCTTTTATCGAGCGTTTGCTGGGAGTGCACTTTTTGCCGCAACAGATCTATTTCATCAGTGAGCTGCCGTCCAGCCCCCAGATGTCCGATATCGTGACGATCGCCGTCACTTCCCTGATACTTTCCTTGCTGGCTACCTTATACCCCAGCTGGCGTGCGGCCAGCCTGCAACCCGCACAGGTGCTGCGCCATGACTGA
- a CDS encoding copper chaperone PCu(A)C, with product MLNQLDAVSITQAIISSRTINHLSMVLQIDQRHQADQSAVQDFFGKSVMSLSKLFTIGAIALLACGSVHAQEYKAGGLQIEHPWARASAPQQSMGAGYMLIKNTGNADDRLLSISSNAANMTEVHQVTSENNMVKMGPVDSLPIPKGKTVQLAPNGYHVMFMNIKAPFKQGEKIPATLTFEKAGKVQIEFQVEPLTYQPGQAHGEPMHMNMDTMHHQHAK from the coding sequence ATGCTCAACCAGCTTGACGCGGTATCTATCACGCAAGCCATCATTTCGTCACGCACGATAAACCACTTGTCCATGGTTCTTCAGATCGATCAACGCCACCAGGCCGATCAGTCTGCCGTGCAGGATTTTTTCGGGAAGTCTGTCATGTCCTTAAGCAAGCTGTTCACAATTGGCGCCATCGCCCTGCTCGCCTGCGGCTCCGTCCACGCGCAGGAATACAAGGCGGGCGGGCTCCAGATTGAACACCCCTGGGCCCGGGCCAGCGCTCCGCAACAAAGCATGGGCGCGGGCTATATGCTGATAAAAAATACCGGCAATGCCGACGACAGGCTGTTGTCGATTTCCAGCAACGCCGCCAACATGACCGAGGTTCACCAGGTCACCAGCGAAAACAATATGGTGAAAATGGGCCCTGTCGACAGCCTGCCCATCCCCAAGGGAAAAACCGTGCAGCTCGCACCCAACGGCTATCACGTCATGTTCATGAATATCAAGGCGCCTTTCAAACAAGGCGAGAAAATTCCCGCCACCCTGACCTTCGAAAAAGCCGGCAAGGTGCAGATCGAATTCCAGGTGGAGCCCTTGACCTATCAGCCCGGCCAGGCGCACGGCGAGCCTATGCATATGAATATGGATACGATGCATCACCAGCACGCGAAATAA
- a CDS encoding four-carbon acid sugar kinase family protein has protein sequence MRLGWYGDDFTGATDTLAVAAQAGLRCALFLDIPEPRQMIRMGGLDALGIAGSARTMSPQAMRQELPRIGAFFKTLQVSVLHYKCCSTFDSSPKIGSIGAALSILDAYVDRDTAYVVGGQPDIGRYCCFSNLFAAAGAGGKVCRLDRHPTMTQHPVTPMGEADLRLHLGQQWAAPIEAVHYPSYGLPEDEFDGQVDATLQDLKGAGPAAVLFDIADRSHLGPLGRQIWRQARQGSLLVAGPSSVVQALAAHWGPGIEPAAPPAGRKDPGAVFVFAGSMSPVTARQVEQAGSYRRLPLGSRQLISDPSYLARQIESIAGLLDAGSHVLAYVEAGGPRTPDVCSDDLALVTAELVKRVVERQAAGPRPLLRLGVAGGDTSSRAAKALDIWALSFVRVLSPGVALCRAHSDDPVLNGMELMLKGGQMGSADIFEQLLQA, from the coding sequence ATGAGACTGGGCTGGTACGGCGATGATTTTACCGGCGCCACGGATACGCTGGCGGTTGCGGCGCAAGCCGGGCTGCGTTGCGCGCTGTTCCTGGATATTCCCGAACCGCGGCAGATGATCCGGATGGGCGGGCTGGACGCGCTGGGCATAGCCGGGTCGGCGCGCACCATGAGTCCGCAGGCAATGCGGCAAGAGCTGCCTCGCATCGGAGCGTTTTTCAAAACGCTGCAAGTTTCGGTATTGCATTACAAATGCTGTTCCACTTTTGACAGCTCGCCAAAGATCGGCAGCATTGGCGCGGCGCTGTCCATTCTTGATGCTTACGTCGATCGTGACACCGCCTATGTCGTGGGAGGGCAGCCTGACATAGGCCGTTATTGCTGTTTCAGCAATTTATTTGCCGCGGCCGGCGCAGGCGGCAAGGTCTGCCGGCTGGATCGCCATCCCACCATGACGCAGCACCCTGTTACGCCCATGGGTGAGGCCGATTTGCGCCTCCACCTGGGACAGCAATGGGCGGCGCCGATCGAGGCCGTGCATTACCCCAGTTATGGCTTGCCTGAGGATGAGTTCGATGGCCAGGTCGACGCAACGCTGCAGGATTTGAAAGGAGCCGGTCCAGCCGCAGTGCTGTTCGACATAGCCGACAGATCGCACCTGGGACCCTTGGGCCGGCAGATTTGGCGGCAGGCACGGCAAGGGTCATTGCTGGTCGCCGGCCCAAGCAGCGTCGTGCAGGCGCTGGCCGCTCACTGGGGGCCTGGCATTGAGCCCGCCGCGCCGCCCGCCGGGCGTAAAGACCCTGGCGCCGTATTTGTTTTTGCAGGCAGCATGTCGCCGGTTACGGCCAGGCAGGTGGAACAGGCGGGCTCTTATCGGCGTCTGCCGCTAGGCAGCCGGCAGTTGATCTCCGACCCGTCCTATCTTGCCAGGCAGATTGAGTCGATCGCCGGGCTGCTCGACGCGGGCAGCCATGTACTGGCCTACGTGGAAGCCGGTGGGCCGCGCACTCCAGACGTGTGCTCCGACGATCTGGCGCTGGTAACCGCCGAACTGGTCAAGCGGGTTGTAGAGCGGCAGGCCGCCGGGCCGCGGCCCTTGCTGCGGTTGGGTGTTGCCGGAGGCGACACCTCCAGCCGCGCGGCCAAGGCACTGGACATATGGGCATTGTCTTTTGTTCGCGTACTGAGCCCGGGGGTTGCCTTGTGCCGAGCGCATAGCGATGATCCGGTGCTGAACGGCATGGAGCTGATGCTCAAGGGCGGACAAATGGGGTCCGCCGATATTTTCGAGCAATTGCTGCAAGCCTGA
- a CDS encoding ribulose-bisphosphate carboxylase large subunit family protein, producing the protein MNAERILASYLIETPFPPEKVAEVMAGEQSCGTFARVAGETDELRERARATVESIEALSPGDEPSLPNAYLQKRGIGGPWHRAKVDVSFPIENIDVNLPTLAATVSGNLYDLGELTGLRLESLSIPSRYRMLYDLPALGIQGTRARIGVASGCLVGTIIKPNVGLSAKQTAELVKVLCEAGVDFVKDDEVCANPRHAPLAERVPAVMSVIREHAERSGKHVMMAFNISDETDAMRRHAELVEREGGSCVMASLNWCGYSAVQSLRRSTGLALHGHRNGFGALSRHPMLGMSFQAYQALWRLSGIDHMHVHGLQGKFSQSDEEVVSAAADCYTAMSADKDDRVLPVFSSGQWAGTVPATWSAIKSEDLLFMSGGGILAHPGGPAAGVVSIRQAWESRREGATLEHYSQTRPELKAALEFFGHSR; encoded by the coding sequence ATGAACGCCGAGCGCATCCTGGCCAGTTATCTGATAGAAACACCGTTCCCTCCCGAAAAGGTTGCCGAGGTCATGGCGGGAGAACAATCGTGCGGCACATTTGCCCGGGTGGCGGGTGAAACCGATGAATTGCGCGAGCGCGCCAGGGCAACGGTAGAGTCAATCGAGGCGCTGTCGCCGGGCGATGAGCCAAGCCTGCCCAATGCCTATTTGCAAAAACGCGGCATAGGCGGGCCCTGGCACCGGGCCAAAGTGGACGTGTCGTTTCCGATTGAAAATATAGACGTCAATTTGCCGACACTGGCTGCCACTGTCTCGGGGAATTTGTACGATTTGGGCGAACTGACGGGCCTGCGGCTGGAGTCTTTGTCGATTCCATCCCGGTATCGGATGCTCTATGATTTGCCCGCACTTGGCATTCAAGGGACACGCGCCAGAATCGGCGTCGCGTCGGGCTGCCTCGTCGGCACCATCATCAAACCCAATGTGGGCTTGTCCGCCAAGCAGACTGCCGAATTGGTCAAGGTTCTGTGCGAAGCCGGTGTGGACTTTGTCAAGGACGACGAAGTTTGCGCCAATCCGCGGCACGCGCCTTTGGCGGAGCGTGTGCCGGCTGTCATGTCCGTTATCCGGGAACATGCCGAGCGCAGCGGCAAGCATGTCATGATGGCTTTCAATATCAGCGACGAAACCGACGCCATGAGGCGCCATGCCGAGCTGGTGGAACGAGAGGGCGGCAGTTGCGTGATGGCCAGCCTGAACTGGTGCGGCTATTCGGCGGTGCAAAGCCTCAGGAGAAGCACCGGGCTGGCCTTGCACGGGCACAGAAATGGCTTTGGCGCCTTGTCGCGCCATCCCATGCTGGGCATGTCGTTTCAGGCATACCAGGCTCTGTGGCGCCTGAGCGGTATCGACCACATGCACGTACACGGCCTGCAGGGCAAGTTTTCACAGAGCGATGAAGAGGTGGTGAGCGCGGCCGCGGACTGCTATACCGCCATGTCCGCAGACAAGGACGACCGTGTCTTGCCCGTGTTTTCCTCGGGCCAATGGGCAGGCACCGTTCCGGCGACCTGGTCGGCCATCAAAAGCGAGGACTTGCTGTTCATGTCCGGTGGGGGCATTCTCGCCCACCCGGGCGGGCCGGCCGCGGGTGTCGTCAGCATACGGCAGGCCTGGGAGTCCCGACGCGAGGGCGCAACGCTCGAGCACTATAGCCAGACCAGGCCGGAGCTGAAGGCGGCGCTTGAGTTCTTTGGACATTCCAGATAA